The genome window CACTAACTGCGTGACCTTGTGTAAAACACTTCACCTCTTTGCACCTTGTTGGGTAACTTGGGGGGAACATGGGTAAACAATACAGAGACTGTACGCTCTAAGATAGGGCCACCAGGGAAAACACAGGACAATTAACTGTTGAATTTCAGGAAAACGACAAGTAATTCTGCGTCTAAGTATATCCCAAATACTGCATGGGGCATCCTTAAGCTAAAATATAATTTGTCATTTATCTGAAGTTCAGCGTGAATCAGGCCTCCTGGGGTTTTGGGGTTGTTTCCTTGTTTGGGGCttgtttggttttctgttttgtttcgtTTACTAAGTTGGCTGCCGGGCATTCTGGCAGGCACCCCCTCACCCTCTTCCTTCGCCCCAGCACAAGCAGGGCAGCTCCTGGACGAGGGGACCAGCTGCCCCccgctgctccttcctccccaccgtGGTTTGCTCCATGACCGAGGGCTGCCGTCAGCACGGTGGCCGCACAAGAGGCTTGCCTGGCAGATGAGCATATTTTTCTAACTGTCAGAGCTTGTCAAGGTCACTTGCTCAGCTCCGATTCtcttggggaggagggggagaggcagTGAGAACCGAATCTCCTTTGCTCCCCCCTCCAAGTCTCCTCCCCTGGGAGAGGTGGGCGCCTGCAGCTCGTGCCTCATGGAGCCTGATTTTCCTTGTGGGTGGTCATCGTGGCAGAAGGCTGGACACCAGGAGGTCCCAGTGACTCTCTGAGGGATCATGGGACAGGTCCTTCCGGGCACCTCTAGGCCTTCTGTTTTAGAAAGGGTAATTATAACAGCATTGTTCTAAGTGCCATTTTGTGTGTCTGGCATTGTTTTAAGTACTTTATAGATGAGCCTCTTTATCCCTCCCAACAACCCTAAGAGGAAGGTACCAGTAgctcccccattttacagaggaggatgCTGGGGGACAGGAAGGTTGCACAACTAGTAAGAAATCGAGGCAGGATGTGAACCAGGCAGCTCAGTGCCAGTCTGGGCCCTGAGCCACCATGCTCTGCTGCCCCTGTGTACATATAACAGACTCAAAtgcaggaggggaggaaagagagcgACCCACACCTAGTGAGCACTTACCCTGAGCTAAGCATCACTGTCCCCTTGACAGAGCTGATTGCATCCAAACTTCACAGCAAACACGGTGGGTGGGCCGTCACTGCATTTGAGGTTAGaggcagagaaactgaggctcagggaattCAGGGACTTGACTAGGATCGTGAACCTGGGTCTAGATTGGAACTGAGCTGCTCACATCCGATCTGTGTGAATTCCTCCACCCACCTGCCTGCCTCAGGTTCATGGCTCCTTGGGACACGGCCCTGGCCCCAACCATGGGCGGCCTGCAATGGGGCCAGGTCGCTGCTGGTGCTCCACCTGGTGAGGAGCCTCCATCCTCTCCTGCTGAGTAAGACCACCCTGCTCCAGGGTGGGCACTGCTCCTGGCTCTGAACCTGTCCATCCCTCCACCCAGTCCCACGTGCCCACCTGGTGCTCTTTTCCTCCCCTGCTGCAGTCAGGAGGAGGAACATTTCACATCCTTACTTGCTCTTTACTGGCACCCACATTATCTGCTTTCAATCCTGAAACTGCCCAGTCAGATGAACCGCACAGTGTCACCCACAACCCAGTTCACACAGGGATAAGATGAGGCTCAAAACAGCTAAGTGACCTGGCTGGAGTCACCCAGGTTTTAAGCCGGGACTCAAACTGATGTCTTCAATCTCCAAATCCAGAACTCTGTGGAGTCTTCAGAGGTCAAGCGGAGtgctttagagatgaggaaacggaggcccagagaggatatgtgacttgttcaaggtcacagccATCCATGACAGAACTGAGATTGAAATCCGCAGCTCCTGACCCCATAACACCTTACCCTCATGTGGAAGCCGAATGTTACCAATAATACCAACTCAACTAACAGTGGGGGTTAATGCACAAATAGGAGCAATCAGAAACAAgtacaccccccaccccagccccccatGAAGTCTTTACTTGGACATTCATGTCTCCCGGGCAGTATTCTGGTGGGGAGGGCCAGGGGAGCTGGGCAGTGAGTAAAGGCAAAGTTTAAAGCTGGGGGTCTCTGCATTTTGCAGGCAGATCTTTTTAGGTTCACTTGGTAGAGTCAGCCTGGGCTGAGAGCCAGCTCAGGGGGCCGCACCTGCTGAGGAGCGTCTGCTGGGGTTCATGTTTGGTGAGGCATGGAAGGAATTTAGGGGATCGATGAACAGCGTCCTTGACTTCTCAGTAAATGGACAAGAGATATACCACAGCTAAATCTGCATCTCCGTCCCCTTTTACAGCATGTGCCTTACAGTTCCTATTCGGCCAAACCCTTGGGGATGACGTGGGAGGCAGAGTCTGGCTCTGAGAGGCCAATGCTGGCGTTGATGCCCACCTGCTCACAGTGGAAGGCTGGAACTCACTGAGGGTAAGGACCCCCCACTGTTCCCCATCCCGGGCCTCACCTCAGGGGATGCAGGGCCCCTTCGTCCCAGACTGGCCTTTGCTTCCTTCTACCGGCCTTCATAGGGCCCTTACCTTCTGTGCCCTTCGGATTCCAATCTGGCAAGTGGGTATGCACGTCATGTCACAATTGGAAAAGCGCACCAGGAAAGCACAGGGCACACCAGGCCACAGGTCTTTGTTTGGCTATGTCACACCTGGGCCAAAAAGCCATAGAACTGCACGTCTTTTCTGCATCACTGGCTCTTGGTGGGTTGCTTTATTCCTTACCAGGAATATTCCTCACCCCTTTTAGACAGAAGACACTCTGGGAGCTGAGAAACAGAGCCCTGCTCAACTCTGGAAGCTGCTGGAGAACCTTACAACTGGCTGGCTCGCTCTCAATGTTCAGCGAGCTGTCTCCCACACAGGGGTGACTCCACCTGGGAGGGGCCAGTAAACGACCCACACCCACCAGTACTAGAAACCAAAGCCCAGGGAGGTGATGTCAATCATCGGTGAGTCAGATATGGCAGGTCCCTAACTTTGGAAGTGAGCGGTTAGAGAAACAGCGGGAAAAGCACAACATCAGGGCCCAGAAACTTCGGAGTCCAGATgcgtccctccccacccccgttGCCCTGCAAAAACACAGAAGTTCGGGCTGCGAACCTACGAGGGTTACACCCCCAGCGGCTCTCATCCAGAGCAGTTGCCCTGGGTGGGCATGCAAGCCTCCTCTTCCAGGCTGGACCCCAGGCCGTGACCAGGGGCTCCTGAGCGGAGGTGGccgccctctgctccctccctccctctaccCTCATCCAGCTCAGCCGAGCCCCCAGCCCAGCCGGCCCCACTGGCTCACCTTTGGGCAGCTTGGACATGTTCTCCTGGATCCAGGAGAAGAGCTGGGCGAAGTCACAGTCGCAGAGCCAGGGGTTCCCGTCCAGGCGGAGGGAGCGCAGCGCGGGCAGCGCGGCCAGGGCGGCCACGTTCAGGCGGCGCAGGTTGTTTCCGTTGAGCTCCAGCACCTGCAGCGACTCCAGGGTCTCGAAGGCGGCCTCGTGCACGCCCGCCAGGCTGTTGTTGGCCAGGCTCAGCCTGACCAGCCTCCCGGCCGAGCGGAAGGCGCCGGCGCCCAGCTGGGTCAGGTTGTTGTAGCTGAGGTCTAGGAAGGCGAGCTTGGCTGAGCCGCTGAACGTGCCCTCCTCCAGCGAGCGCAGAGAGTTGTTCCTGAAGTCCAGGTAGACCAGGTCGCCGTAGAAAATGAAGAAGTCCTCGGGGATGTGCTGGATGCGGTTGCCGGCCACCAGCAGCTTGCGCACGTCCAGGGGGAAGGGGTCGGGCACGCTGGGCAGCCCGCGGTCGCGGCAGTCCACGGTGTGCGGGTCGGTGCAGGCGCAGCCCGCGGGGCACGCATGCCCGGGCCCGAGGAGCAGCAGCAGGCTGCAGAGCCCGAGCgcgccggcggcggcggcgggggcgcgggGGCGCATGGCGGGCCGGCTGGAGCGGCGGCGGCGCGGACGGGCTCCCGGGGCGAGCGCCGGCGCGGGGCGGCGCGCGGGGAGCCGGAGGGCGGGCGCGCGGGGGCACTGAGCGCGACGCGGACGGACTCCGGGAGCCCGGGGCGGCGGGGACTGAGGCGGGagaggcggggagggaggggcgAGGAACTTGAGAAGGATTTAGCGGGACAGGAAATTCACCCGCCGGAAAATCCCCGGGGAGAGGCGGGAGCGGTGGCCGAGTGGCCGTCGCCAAACGCGGCCCCACCTGGGCAGCTTATTTCAGAGACCGGGCGATGAGACCTGTCGCGCGGACTTGGCCCGGTGCGCCCGACGACTGAGTTCAGTTAcggagcgccccacaccccagcggTTTCCAGAGGGCTTGTTGGGGGGGTCTGCGCCGCGCTAACCAGCGCCCGCCTTGCGCCAAAGGGAGCGCGACCCGGGTCTCTTTGGCTCTGCGCCCCAGGCACGCCCGACGGGCCTGGGGGGCAGCGCCTGGGGCTGCCCACCTGGCGTTGGGCGGGgcttcctcccccaccccgctCGCACTTGACCCATCTCTGTGCGGCAGGCGAGCTCGGCTACGCCGGAAGCTGCCTGGCCCTGCTGTGGCCCAAAGGCGGGCCAGGGCCAGTCAGCATTTTCCATGCTGTCCCCGAGCTTGTCCGGGACCTGGAATCTGCCCAGCGCGGACCTGCTGCTGGTCTTACTGAGGCCCAGCAGAGAGGCACGATGCCCTGGGGTCAGGCCTGGGTTCTTCCTCTCTGGACCCTGCGTGCCCCATCCGTAGAAGGTGATTGGCATGACACCAGCTTCCCACAGATGCTTAAAGATTATCCTTTCCCTTTTGACTTCCGCTTCCCTCCACCAAGCCCCCAGCTTTGGTCCCCCAGGAGGGTAGTCAGGGAGGCTGAAAGGACAGCAACGCCTGGGTGAGTTTAGCCTCAGATGCTGGCAGAGCTTTCCCTTCATTGGCCCCAAGCCAAACTCCCTACCCCGCGCCCTTTTAGAAAGTTTCTAAGGAGTGGTCCCTGTAGAGCCCCCAAGAGATGGTCCTGCTGCTGGTTATTTTGGTCGAGACACCTTGGAATTGTTAAGCTCCCACTGGACCAAAATAACCCCGGGAACAGCTGTTGGGCAGCAGGCCCCGGAGACCCTTCTCTGGCCCTGATTCAGATTGGTGGAGTCCTGGATTCTGAAGCTGCAAAGCTAAGCCCCCGTCCTTTTTCTAAAAGCACATGTAGTCTTGATGCGTTCTGATGGATCAAAGCCTGAGCCTCTGGGGCTGAGACAGCAGCTCAACAGATGACAAGTGTTTGTGGGAGCCTGGGGGccgcgggggtggggggcagagaccCAGGGGCCAGCTTGGCACAAAACCTCAGGTATAGTAGAGCTAGTCATGGAAATGTCTTAAGCACTGTTTTTGCTCAGTAAAAAACAATTTAAGATTTAGACCGCACAGGTCAACTATccaatgaaaagtttaaaaacgATGTAATCATCTGGATGTTTCTAACGGTCCTTGGGGCCCTGTGCCTTTTTCCCTGCTTACACTCCAGGCCACCAGACCAGAACTCCCGAATCCGAACCCCGTGCTCCCAGGCTCCCCAGTTTGCCTTTGTCATCCCCAGCAGCAGGGGTTCAGCCCCTGCTCTGGTTTCATCCCTTTGAAGAGGCAAGTGCTGGATGAATAGCCTGAATCCTCCCAGAGCAGGTGAGAGGGCCTCAGGCTGCATAAATGGTCGTTATTGCATTATTGGAACACCCGGGGGATGATTTGTTGTATCCTCCCCCTTTCCAGTCTCAGACTTGGTTCCTGCCACTCATTCCACCACAGAGGGGAGCCCGTGCCTTCCTGGTCCACCTGAGTACCAGGGCTTAAGCACACCTGCATTTGCGTGGGCTGCCGCCTTGCACGTGGGTGCCAGCACTCCCCTGCCAAGCTGTCCCGTTGGCCGGAGCCCTGGCCTGGGAGTCAGGTGCCTGGACCCGCTCCTGGCCCCACCACTAGCCCCAGAACCTTTCACGGGCCACTGGATCTCTCTGGGAAAATTTCTCAGCCTGGGGTCCTTGGGCCCCTTGAAATGATCTctttaaagaatttcaaaaattCTGGTGAAAATTGGGCCTTTACCTATGAGGAGGTCACCTAGAGTGAATGCGGCAATTCTTGTCACTGAACTCCGTGGCAGCCCTAGTTTTTCTGTGCTGAGTGGAAAGTGGCAGCCATGGGTGAGTTTGATTAATGAAAACAGAGATGAATTTCTACCTAATAAATGCAGAGCATTAGGCAAAACGGGGTGGTCGGGgggaaatgcaaataacaaaAGGGGCCCCTGGCCTTGTTTTCCTCATCTTAAAACAAGGGAGAAACtaccttctctctccccttctacAGGCAACGTGAGACCCATGTGGGGAAATATTGGTGGGGAAAGAGATCTGCAAAGTGGAGACACCCTGTACATAAAAGTGTCCATAAATCTTGTGGATTTATATGGCAGAAACTCCTTGCTTCTTGCTTTGTGTGTCCCCCGAACTCCCTTGAATCCAAATCTaagcaattatttttcattaatatcaGCAAGGGCAGACACGGCTGGGGTCCACGGGGAGCAGGGAGGTTCCCCACATTCCAGGACTCCCATCTTTTGGGAAAATGCAAGCTTTGCCACCTCCGATTTTCCCCCAGCAAGGAAAACAGAGCTGTGACCTCAGCAAGGTCACACCATGAGTCAGTGATAGCGGCTGGAAATAGAACACAGGCATCCTGACTCCCCGGCTGCTCCACTCACCCTGCTCCCTATCCAGGAAGGAGGCCCCTTCCAGGTTGAGGAAAAACATTGCAGGTAACACGGACAGAGGCTTTTGGAGACCGTCAGCTCCCTTTCTGAGTTTATTCTCAGAACCAACACACTTTGTGATTCCAAACTGGTGTGGCAAATACCCACAGTTTCATTTCAAACCTGGTATGGTGCCTTCCCCAGCTTGCCAGGCGGaagtccccacccctcctctgctctccccaAGCTAGGCGGCACTTCTGTCTCGTTTTCTTATTGGCCCATGTCTGACTCCCCGTGGAGGGGGCTTTTTGGGGGCTGTGCGGATGGTGGTCCCCAGGAAATCCCCATGTGGTGCTGCTCCCTGTAAGCAAACACCATCCCCCGACATATTCTCCCTTTGGTTGCCAGACTGACCTCTAAATTAGCCAAAATCCTAGGCCCTAAACATAAGCAAGACGATTCCCGCGTGGTGTGTGCAGGAGTCTGAATTTAGGTGCAGACGCTAGATTGGAGTGATGACAGTGTGGCTGCTGTTGGGTGATGTCATTTGGGTTACTGGTGTATATCACCTCTGATGAGTCCTTGCTGACCTGGGCAGGAATGAGGACACCCCGTGGGCCCCAGGAAAGGTGACGCACTCTGGTCCTTTGCCTGGGGCTGCCCGACTCCATGGAACCTGCTCTCTGCTCCATGGACACTGCTGTGTTTCTGTCCCCCCAGCTGGCCAGCCCCAGGTTCCTTCAGGTGGCATCCACTGCCCTTCCTCACAGCCGCCACGAGGGGGCACGATGCAGCCCGCACTGGTGAGAACTGAACCCTGCTCTCTCAGGGTGGCAGCTGCCTTTCCTAACCGCTGGGTctaggtggggtgggggcagggtggtgAGAGGCAGTAACAATGACTTCTGTCTTGCTCTGACAAGCCTGGCTCCACTTTTGAGAAGAAGAGCTCCTCCCCCTACTTTCACCCTGGAACCAGGAGATGAATCTTGAACCAGCCTAAATGGAAGGCAGCGTCTGGTGGCGATTAGGAAAGAGACTTGGGGTCCAACAGATCAACATCAAATCCTGGCTTTCCCATTCACTGGCACTGTCACCCTGGGCAAGTtgcttgacttctctgagcctcagttttcccatctctgaaATGGGATAATACTAGTACCCACTCCACTGGGTTGTTATGAGGTTTAAATGAGGCATCTATCAAATGCTTAGCAGTGAGACTGACACAATAAATGGTAGCCACATGATTATTTACTTCTCTGTCTTTTCATCCATACTAGGTAAAGATTTCATGGAGAGGGTATGTTTCAGGTAATGAATTTAAGTGTTTGTTTCTCTGGAATTCATTTGTTAGCGATGCCCTAACATTCTAGGGTCTGTTTTAATAACTCTCCCTGCCCTGAACCATATTCCTCACTCCATCTGTAGCCCACCTGAGAGACAGCAGACAGACCCACACACCTTAGCCCTCTCCTGCTCCGGCTGACTTCGTGAGCACGGTTATAGGTGAGTGGTTCGCCATCCCCAACACGACCCTGGTGTTGGTCTGAGCTTGGGCAGGCCGGTGAAACCAAGGACAGAGGGTCAGTCCCTTAGCCGGGCACAAGGGCACATCTGTTCTCTGCTCACGGTTGGTGCTCCTAATGCTGGCCAGCCATCCAGCAAATGGGTGACCTTGGGTAGGTCCAGAGGAGGATGGGGGTAGTGCCACCTTGTCTTCCTAGGAGGAGAAAAACACAGAGCACATGTCCCAAGAGTCACAGGCACTGTCATCCCACAGGCAAGAGGCACATGTCCCAGCAGCCTCAAAGATCATCCCCGATTCCTCTTTGCTTGCCCGCACCTCCTTCCACTGGTGGGGGTGCTTGgctctccttctctgcctcccctctgTTCCCTCCTTGGTCCAAACCAGCATCAGCTTTTTCAGAGATCCCCTGGGGCCTTCCTGCTTCCGCTTTTGCTCaccccccacccacactcccaggGCTCAAGAAAGCCAAAGTGAGCTTTTGAAAATACATGTCAGATCATGTCCCCTCCCTGCTTAGACATCTCCCATGGCTTTTTGTGTGTTGTAGGCAGATTTCTAAGATAACCCCCCATGGTCCTCACATCCTGGTATTCCTAGAGTGAGGGCAGGACCCCtgacttgcttctaatgaatGGAATATGGCcatgacatcttactacactgatggacagtgcctgcactggggtatgggtgggaacttgataatatgggtaaatgtagtaaccacattgttttttcatgtgaaatcttcataagagtgtgtatcaataataccttaataaaaatttaaaaaaaagaatatggtcATGAATATAGATGAATAGATGGATGCCGCTTCTCTGATTAGCTTATGAAATACGATCACCTCCCTGTTGCTATTAGCCTCTCCCTGTTGCCTCTCTGGCTCGTGTGTTTTGATGAAGCAAAGGGCTGTGTTGGAGTGGCCTGCATGGTGAAGAACTGAGGATGACCTTAGGTCAACAGTCTGGgaggaactgaatcctgccaatGATGGCATGAGTTTGAAGCAGCCATGTGTGCCCACCCAACATCTTGATGGCAGCTTATGAGAGACACTGAGGTAGAGGACCCAGGGAAGGCATGCCCAggttcctgacccacagaaactgtgagattaaaaaaatgtgttctgttttaaactgctaaattgtggggtgatttgttacacagcaatggcTAGCTAATACAGCATGTCACTTGGAATAAAATCCTACCATACCCTGCAtggtctcttccacctcattGCTTTTCCACCTCATTTTTGGACCACTCTCCCCTTGGATCACCACCCTCCAGTCTCTCTGGTCCTTTCGTACATCTAATTCATCACACTTGTTTCCACCCCTGGTCCTTTGCCCGTGCTGTACCCCTGGGTGGAACACTTTCCCCCAGCTCTTGGCATGGTCGGTGCCATTTGGTCATTCAAGTTTTCTCAGCCCTAATGTCATTTCCTCAGACTGGCTTTCCCTGACTTCCCTGTCCATCCACTCTCGAGCTatcactttgttttattttcttccaagcATTTATTTCCACC of Manis javanica isolate MJ-LG chromosome 4, MJ_LKY, whole genome shotgun sequence contains these proteins:
- the LRRC38 gene encoding leucine-rich repeat-containing protein 38 yields the protein MRPRAPAAAAGALGLCSLLLLLGPGHACPAGCACTDPHTVDCRDRGLPSVPDPFPLDVRKLLVAGNRIQHIPEDFFIFYGDLVYLDFRNNSLRSLEEGTFSGSAKLAFLDLSYNNLTQLGAGAFRSAGRLVRLSLANNSLAGVHEAAFETLESLQVLELNGNNLRRLNVAALAALPALRSLRLDGNPWLCDCDFAQLFSWIQENMSKLPKGLDGLQCSLPTENRRVFLHELSEASFSECRFSLSLTDLFIIIFSGVAVSVAAIISSFFLATVVQCVQRCTPNKDTEEEDEDEDD